The window GCCTCGCTTCTCATGGACGCTGGGCAAGACACGGGTCGCACGGCTATGTCTTCGTGCCGTCCGGGCTCGATCGAGATTGGCGGCCTTATACGCAAGGACACTGGGCGTACACCAATGATTACGGCTGGTATTGGGTTTCCGATGAACCCTTCGGCTGGGCAACCTATCACTATGGCCGCTGGGGCTACAGCCGCTCCTATGGCTGGTACTGGGTGCCTGGCAATGTGTGGGCGCCGGCGTGGGTGACTTGGAGAACCGGCGGCGACTATGTCGGCTGGGCACCGCTCGCTCCGGAAGGAAGCGGCTATGCCTGGGGGGCGCCTTCCTCGTTCCGCCCGCCGGTCGCGGAAAGCTGGATCTTCGTCGAGACACGCTACATCTCGTCTCCGACCATTGTCCAGCACGTCGAGCCCATCGCGCAGATTCCAGTTATCCTCACGCAGGCGACCACCCGTGTGGACGTCCGGATCGAGCAGAACATCATTATCAATCAGCCAATCGAAATCTCGCAGATCGAGAACGTGGTCGTCGAGCCGGTCCAAACTATCAACTTAACATTCGTCGACGATCCCGATCAGGCGACGGCATCGGATGGCCAAGTCGTGGCATTCCAAGCGGACATCTCCGAAGAGGAACCGCAGGAAACGCCAGCAAACGTCGCGGAATCGGCAGAGCAGATCGAAGAGCCGGCGATCATAGAGGAGACGTTGGAAGACGTTCCCGCCGAGGCCGACGCGCCAAGCGCGGCAGAGGTCGAGGAGGACACCGGCGATCCAGCCGCTGATGAAGCGGGGACGGAAGAAGCACCCGCCGACGAGGCTCCTGCGGTACCCGACGCCGAGGCCCCGGCCACCGGGCAAGAGCCTGCCGCGGAAGGCACGACCGAAGACACACCTGCCGACGACGCCGGCGCTGAAGATCCGGCTTCCGACACTGCGCCTGAGGGCGAGCCTGCTGCTGAAACCCCTGCGGCGACCATGAAGTCTGACGGGGCCGAACAA of the Rhizobium sp. EC-SD404 genome contains:
- a CDS encoding DUF6600 domain-containing protein — translated: MRWITKASLFAGVAAISLLAGPTSSLNLTDARGLRDLVPVQLGTSAEAQARISVGIFFDRLASHGRWARHGSHGYVFVPSGLDRDWRPYTQGHWAYTNDYGWYWVSDEPFGWATYHYGRWGYSRSYGWYWVPGNVWAPAWVTWRTGGDYVGWAPLAPEGSGYAWGAPSSFRPPVAESWIFVETRYISSPTIVQHVEPIAQIPVILTQATTRVDVRIEQNIIINQPIEISQIENVVVEPVQTINLTFVDDPDQATASDGQVVAFQADISEEEPQETPANVAESAEQIEEPAIIEETLEDVPAEADAPSAAEVEEDTGDPAADEAGTEEAPADEAPAVPDAEAPATGQEPAAEGTTEDTPADDAGAEDPASDTAPEGEPAAETPAATMKSDGAEQPVGAEEQTVEDEAPPAEVVPAEPEEAAPVEREPAVEEAAPSESGPAEEAAPTEAAPENGTTPAEGEAATEPEALSEESPAEQLPAEEGSMEDEGSAPAEQPADAETCPEGRETC